One Desulforhopalus sp. DNA segment encodes these proteins:
- a CDS encoding integration host factor subunit beta codes for MNKSELIEALAQDINIPHREAAAITNTVIETMTEALAKGESIEIRGFGSFVIKEYGSYEGRNPKTGRKIEVKPKKLPFFKVGKELREKVNSSK; via the coding sequence ATGAACAAATCAGAACTCATCGAGGCATTAGCGCAAGATATCAACATACCTCACCGAGAAGCTGCGGCGATTACCAACACCGTGATCGAAACAATGACAGAAGCGCTTGCCAAGGGAGAGAGCATTGAAATACGAGGCTTTGGGAGCTTCGTTATTAAAGAATACGGTTCTTATGAGGGCAGAAACCCAAAAACTGGTCGAAAAATTGAGGTAAAACCCAAGAAGCTTCCTTTTTTCAAAGTTGGCAAGGAGCTACGAGAAAAAGTTAACAGCAGTAAATAA
- a CDS encoding rRNA pseudouridine synthase has protein sequence MLVRLQKYLAQCGVASRRRAEELISEGLISVDGKVVTEMGITINPDSSIVTFAGKLVKAKEPLVYYLLNKPRGYVTTLSDPQGRPIVTSLIKGAGVRLFPVGRLDLDTEGALILTNDGQLAQQIQHPSNETNKTYEALVKGNPSKEKIELLRIGVELDGKLTSPARVTAIASQGPNCKMKITIHEGRKRQVKKMFSLIGHPVLHLKRIAYGKLTLGHLPVGSYKQLNSADLKKIFF, from the coding sequence ATGCTGGTAAGACTACAAAAATACCTTGCCCAATGTGGAGTTGCCTCGCGGCGAAGAGCTGAAGAACTCATTTCCGAAGGTCTTATCAGCGTGGATGGAAAGGTTGTCACAGAAATGGGCATTACCATAAATCCAGATTCCAGCATCGTAACCTTTGCCGGCAAACTGGTAAAAGCCAAGGAGCCTCTGGTTTATTATCTTCTCAACAAACCAAGGGGCTATGTCACCACGCTTTCCGACCCGCAAGGCAGGCCTATTGTTACCTCTCTTATTAAAGGAGCTGGTGTGCGACTATTTCCCGTCGGGCGCCTTGACCTTGATACCGAGGGAGCACTAATCTTGACCAATGATGGCCAACTCGCCCAGCAGATACAACACCCGAGCAACGAAACTAACAAGACCTACGAGGCCTTAGTCAAGGGCAATCCCTCCAAAGAGAAGATTGAACTTCTCAGAATAGGAGTTGAGCTTGATGGGAAGTTAACCTCACCTGCCCGCGTAACAGCCATTGCCTCACAAGGTCCTAATTGCAAAATGAAAATCACCATTCATGAGGGACGGAAACGGCAAGTGAAAAAGATGTTTAGCCTGATTGGCCATCCTGTATTGCACCTCAAACGTATCGCTTATGGCAAGCTGACTCTGGGCCATCTCCCTGTTGGTAGCTACAAGCAACTTAACTCTGCAGATTTAAAAAAAATATTTTTTTAG
- a CDS encoding UbiD family decarboxylase, translating to MALDKLYDLRSYLDLLKKENQLLLIEEEVDPYLEIAEIHRRVISRGGPALLYTKVKGSKFPVTTNLFGTSKRLELAFGNKPQQFVRDVVRLAESIMPLSITNLWKNKQLFLDGLKIGLKNVSKGPILENCQQPPRLSSIPMLTSWSSDGGAFVTLPLVYTEHPEGRGHNLGMYRIQRYDDATTGIHWQIHKGGGYHYYDSEKLNKALPLTLFIGGPPALMLSAIAPLPEDLPELLLTSLLIGDKLSMTKDPLGGHKLVANAEFAIKGLVPPHLRRPEGPFGDHYGYDSLQHDYPVFQVSHLYHRNNAIYPATVVGRPRQEDFFIGDYLQELLSPLFPFVMKGVKELKTYGETGFHCLAAAKVSDRYPREAFACGLRILGEGQLSLTKFLIVTDGDIDITNFPDLLVHVLERVNWEQDLFVFANVSQDTLDYTGPSVNKGSKAMLLGLGKAKRRQLPEHFNTSLPEYCSKPVVFLPGALVVQGSPYQEKPTLAKELAEFTAVQDWPIIFLVDDSREATSSTQDFLWTIFTRFEPAADIHARSNAVHRFHVGLLPPVVIDCRMKPWYTKVLEVDAKTREKVDRQFTKIIPAEWR from the coding sequence GTGGCTCTCGACAAATTATACGACCTGCGCAGTTATCTAGACCTTCTTAAAAAAGAAAATCAACTGCTGCTCATTGAGGAAGAGGTCGACCCCTATTTGGAAATCGCCGAAATTCATCGTCGTGTAATCTCTCGGGGTGGACCAGCGCTGCTTTATACCAAAGTCAAAGGCTCAAAGTTTCCGGTTACCACCAACCTCTTTGGTACCAGCAAAAGACTTGAACTTGCCTTCGGTAATAAGCCACAGCAATTTGTCCGCGACGTGGTTCGACTCGCCGAATCTATTATGCCGCTGTCTATTACAAACCTCTGGAAGAATAAGCAACTTTTCCTCGATGGGTTGAAGATCGGCCTAAAAAACGTCTCCAAAGGCCCAATACTTGAAAACTGCCAGCAACCGCCACGGCTTAGTTCTATCCCCATGCTCACCTCCTGGAGCAGCGATGGCGGTGCCTTCGTAACCCTGCCGCTCGTTTACACGGAACACCCAGAAGGCCGGGGTCATAATCTCGGCATGTATCGCATCCAGCGCTACGATGATGCCACTACCGGTATTCACTGGCAAATCCATAAAGGAGGTGGATACCATTATTATGATTCGGAAAAGCTCAACAAGGCTCTCCCCCTGACTCTTTTTATTGGTGGTCCTCCGGCTCTTATGCTTTCTGCCATTGCGCCGCTTCCCGAGGATCTTCCTGAGCTCCTCCTCACCTCCTTGCTTATCGGCGACAAACTCTCCATGACCAAGGATCCATTAGGAGGGCACAAGCTTGTTGCCAATGCCGAATTTGCAATCAAGGGCCTGGTTCCTCCTCACCTTCGTCGGCCTGAAGGTCCGTTCGGCGATCATTACGGTTACGACTCTCTGCAACACGATTACCCGGTATTCCAAGTCAGCCACCTTTATCATCGTAATAATGCTATTTATCCAGCGACGGTTGTCGGTCGTCCTCGACAAGAGGATTTTTTTATCGGCGACTATCTCCAAGAATTGTTATCACCGCTTTTTCCGTTTGTTATGAAGGGGGTCAAAGAATTAAAGACATACGGCGAAACTGGTTTTCATTGTCTTGCTGCCGCCAAGGTCTCTGATCGTTATCCACGTGAAGCATTTGCCTGCGGTTTAAGAATCCTTGGCGAAGGGCAGCTTTCCCTTACAAAATTCCTTATTGTCACAGACGGTGATATCGATATCACCAATTTTCCAGATTTGTTGGTTCACGTATTGGAAAGGGTAAATTGGGAACAGGACCTCTTTGTCTTTGCCAACGTTTCCCAAGATACCCTCGATTATACCGGGCCGTCTGTTAATAAAGGTTCCAAGGCCATGCTTTTGGGCCTAGGTAAAGCGAAAAGACGCCAACTCCCCGAACACTTCAACACCTCTTTACCAGAATATTGTTCAAAACCAGTAGTTTTCCTGCCAGGGGCACTGGTTGTCCAAGGTTCGCCTTACCAAGAAAAACCTACATTGGCGAAAGAGCTAGCCGAGTTTACTGCAGTGCAGGATTGGCCAATAATCTTTCTGGTCGATGATAGCAGGGAGGCGACTTCCTCGACGCAGGACTTTCTCTGGACCATTTTCACCAGATTCGAACCAGCTGCGGATATTCATGCCCGTTCAAACGCAGTACATCGATTTCATGTCGGGTTGCTACCGCCTGTGGTCATTGATTGCCGAATGAAACCTTGGTACACAAAAGTCCTTGAGGTTGATGCAAAAACAAGGGAAAAAGTCGATAGACAGTTCACAAAAATTATCCCTGCTGAATGGCGATGA
- the hemL gene encoding glutamate-1-semialdehyde 2,1-aminomutase produces MNFPISNQLFEQAKKIIPGGVNSPVRACRAVGGNPVFITKASGSSLWDADGNEYVDFVCSWGPMIAGHAHPDIVAAVCKTAALGTSYGAPTPGEIDLAAMVVEAMPAIEKVRFVNSGTEATMSAVRLARGYTGKKIVVKFDGCYHGHADSFLIKAGSGIITLGIPGSPGVPDDVVKHTISIPYNDLHVMERTLREKYLDIACVIVEPVAGNMGCVPPQLEFLKKLREVTSELGIVLIFDEVITGFRLSYGGAQHYFNIIPDLTCLGKIIGGGLPVGAYGGKVDIMDCVAPDGPVYQAGTLSGNPLAMAAGVATLKILQKPDFYEKLKAKADYFAERFGEIVRKTGIEVSVNRVESMMTAFFSKWPVTNFESAMLSDTKRYAQHYRQMLEGGIYLAPSQFEVAFVSAAQSDKDLDKALKTTEWSFKKLLEK; encoded by the coding sequence ATGAATTTCCCCATTTCCAATCAGTTATTCGAACAGGCTAAGAAAATTATTCCCGGAGGAGTGAACAGTCCTGTTAGGGCTTGCCGGGCAGTGGGCGGTAACCCAGTTTTCATCACCAAGGCCTCTGGATCTAGTCTTTGGGATGCTGATGGAAACGAATACGTCGATTTTGTCTGTTCTTGGGGGCCGATGATTGCGGGACATGCTCATCCTGACATTGTTGCGGCTGTCTGTAAGACTGCAGCTTTAGGTACCAGTTACGGGGCGCCTACTCCGGGCGAAATAGACTTGGCTGCCATGGTTGTGGAAGCCATGCCCGCAATTGAAAAAGTCCGTTTTGTAAATTCCGGAACCGAAGCAACCATGAGCGCAGTCAGGCTCGCTCGGGGATATACGGGAAAGAAGATAGTTGTAAAGTTTGACGGCTGCTACCATGGCCATGCTGATTCATTTCTGATAAAAGCCGGTTCGGGAATCATAACTTTAGGAATTCCCGGTAGTCCTGGTGTACCTGATGATGTGGTGAAGCACACTATCTCCATCCCTTACAATGATCTCCACGTGATGGAAAGAACCTTGCGGGAAAAGTACCTTGATATCGCGTGTGTGATTGTCGAACCGGTAGCCGGGAACATGGGGTGTGTTCCGCCACAACTGGAATTTCTTAAAAAACTTCGTGAAGTTACCAGTGAGCTGGGGATAGTATTAATCTTTGACGAGGTAATTACTGGCTTCAGACTTTCCTATGGGGGCGCGCAGCATTACTTCAACATCATTCCCGATTTGACTTGTCTTGGGAAAATAATTGGTGGTGGATTACCGGTTGGCGCTTATGGAGGGAAGGTAGACATTATGGATTGCGTTGCTCCTGATGGGCCAGTCTATCAAGCCGGGACCCTGTCCGGCAATCCTTTGGCTATGGCTGCTGGTGTTGCTACCCTGAAGATTTTGCAAAAACCGGATTTTTACGAGAAACTTAAAGCCAAGGCGGATTATTTCGCAGAGCGTTTTGGAGAAATTGTTAGAAAGACGGGTATTGAGGTCTCCGTGAATCGCGTGGAAAGTATGATGACGGCATTTTTCTCCAAATGGCCTGTGACTAATTTTGAATCAGCGATGCTTTCTGATACCAAAAGATATGCCCAACATTATCGTCAGATGCTAGAGGGAGGAATTTATCTCGCACCGTCACAGTTTGAAGTGGCCTTTGTTTCAGCTGCACAGAGCGACAAGGACCTTGATAAAGCATTAAAAACCACTGAATGGTCATTCAAAAAGTTGCTCGAAAAGTGA
- a CDS encoding secondary thiamine-phosphate synthase enzyme YjbQ gives MPNGQLKLSTTSSVELVNITSEIDKIIQSQAISSGIIHLYNPHTTAGLIINEGADPDVCLDILQGLAYMVPRNLGYKHREGNSPSHIMAMLTGTHLTIFIENGKMQLGTWQKVFFCEFDGPRARSVRWKIIADHQQPFSTKLTA, from the coding sequence ATGCCCAACGGCCAATTGAAACTCTCCACGACATCAAGTGTGGAACTTGTCAACATTACAAGCGAAATTGACAAAATTATCCAGAGCCAAGCGATCTCTTCAGGAATTATTCACCTTTACAATCCACATACCACTGCGGGTCTTATAATTAATGAAGGTGCGGACCCAGACGTCTGCCTGGATATCCTGCAGGGCCTTGCGTATATGGTCCCCCGCAACCTTGGATATAAACACCGTGAAGGAAATTCACCATCTCACATAATGGCCATGCTGACCGGCACCCATCTCACCATATTTATTGAGAACGGCAAGATGCAGCTTGGCACCTGGCAGAAGGTTTTCTTTTGTGAATTTGACGGCCCCCGTGCCCGCTCAGTTCGCTGGAAAATTATTGCAGACCATCAACAGCCCTTTTCCACCAAACTCACCGCATAA
- a CDS encoding glycogen/starch synthase — protein sequence MVEQAEQIKNIWMVSREYGELAGAGGVKDVVCQLAEALAKGTARSLQVVLPLYGFVNAREQGFLPLRDPFCPDRILRLRIDMHQPDKRILEEVHYYYKKINKVSLYLVDAERYRQKSDVYTYSEKDENLVPWQKKSMGHHDFFAMNLLLQKAALELMIVLGEKPDVIHCHDGHTAVLPALIRENAGYRNYFRETGCIVTIHNAGYGYHQEVIDIPYAVSITALPKHVIDDNQLDFKFDPFLVAGQYAIINTVSENYARELRETDSDYLTGWLGHELLRRGVTLEGVTNGIDPDFFCSRAIAGSNPELIFSPGKEEDNLAGKRRCKELLLEDLYHRTSLNGVRCFGSIDRKTENPLITFIGRLNEQKGIDIFTTVLAELLAKNQEVQVIILGTGASEINTSLIRMAEREGFAGRVCFLQGFSPEMANRVFAAGDFFVIPSRYEPCGLTDFIAQLFGNIPIVHRVGGLVKVIDGVTGITYEGNAPGDLLKALERALVLYTDKGLMRKIQLQAVQEIERNYIWSKVMRKYLELYRKARKQQLCRE from the coding sequence ATGGTAGAACAAGCTGAACAGATAAAAAATATCTGGATGGTGAGCCGAGAGTACGGTGAGCTTGCCGGAGCCGGAGGGGTCAAAGATGTTGTCTGTCAACTCGCCGAGGCACTTGCCAAAGGAACTGCCAGGTCCCTACAAGTGGTGTTGCCCCTATATGGTTTTGTCAACGCGCGAGAACAGGGGTTCTTGCCTTTGAGGGATCCCTTCTGCCCGGATCGCATTTTAAGGCTGCGGATTGATATGCACCAACCCGACAAACGAATACTCGAAGAAGTTCACTACTATTATAAAAAGATCAATAAGGTAAGCCTGTACCTTGTCGACGCGGAGCGCTACCGACAAAAGTCGGATGTGTATACCTACAGTGAAAAAGACGAAAATTTGGTGCCTTGGCAGAAAAAATCGATGGGTCATCATGACTTCTTCGCAATGAATCTGCTCCTGCAAAAGGCGGCTCTCGAACTGATGATTGTTCTTGGGGAAAAGCCAGATGTTATTCATTGCCATGATGGACATACGGCAGTTTTGCCTGCGCTTATCAGGGAGAATGCCGGATATCGAAATTATTTTCGCGAAACCGGGTGTATAGTCACTATTCATAACGCGGGGTATGGTTATCATCAGGAGGTTATTGACATTCCCTATGCTGTCTCAATAACTGCTTTGCCAAAGCACGTCATTGATGACAACCAGCTCGATTTTAAGTTTGATCCCTTCCTTGTTGCCGGCCAGTATGCCATAATCAACACGGTGAGTGAAAATTATGCCAGAGAGTTACGGGAGACGGACAGTGATTACCTGACAGGATGGTTGGGCCACGAGCTGTTACGGCGCGGTGTAACCCTCGAAGGTGTGACCAACGGCATCGATCCGGACTTTTTCTGTTCCAGGGCAATAGCCGGGAGTAACCCCGAATTGATTTTCTCCCCTGGAAAAGAAGAAGATAATCTAGCCGGCAAAAGACGCTGCAAAGAACTGCTTCTCGAAGATTTGTATCATCGCACTTCCCTTAATGGTGTGCGGTGTTTTGGCAGTATCGACAGAAAGACCGAAAATCCACTTATTACCTTTATAGGCCGACTCAATGAGCAAAAAGGTATTGATATTTTCACAACGGTTCTTGCTGAGTTGCTCGCCAAAAACCAGGAGGTTCAGGTCATAATCCTTGGAACTGGTGCAAGCGAGATAAATACCAGTTTAATCCGTATGGCCGAGCGGGAAGGATTTGCTGGGCGGGTGTGTTTTTTACAAGGATTTAGTCCGGAAATGGCAAACAGGGTTTTTGCTGCTGGAGATTTTTTCGTTATTCCTTCTCGATACGAACCGTGTGGATTGACAGATTTCATTGCTCAATTATTTGGTAATATTCCAATAGTGCATCGCGTAGGTGGTTTGGTAAAAGTTATCGATGGGGTGACCGGGATAACATACGAAGGTAATGCACCTGGGGATTTGTTGAAAGCCCTGGAGCGGGCGCTGGTTTTGTATACGGACAAGGGGCTGATGAGAAAGATACAGCTGCAGGCGGTGCAGGAGATAGAACGAAACTATATTTGGTCGAAGGTAATGCGGAAATACCTGGAGCTTTACCGTAAAGCCAGAAAACAGCAACTATGCCGTGAATGA
- a CDS encoding ATP synthase subunit I, with protein sequence MTEDLLTLQRMQVISWICLAVMIVGAAVVVSFQFALAVLVGGLVSIGSFWVSQTEVMRMISSIASLPSQEDRQAQAKQGQKKYLLKFWGRLAIIGVVLLVVIKSQAVNIFGLILGLSTVVLTVTLMSLNVAWHYFFRGRR encoded by the coding sequence GTGACTGAAGATTTGTTGACGCTGCAGAGAATGCAGGTTATAAGCTGGATTTGTTTGGCAGTAATGATAGTTGGAGCGGCGGTTGTCGTGTCTTTTCAGTTCGCTCTGGCGGTCCTTGTTGGCGGCCTTGTTTCAATAGGCAGTTTTTGGGTATCGCAGACAGAGGTAATGAGAATGATCAGTTCGATCGCCTCGCTACCGTCCCAAGAGGATCGGCAGGCACAAGCCAAACAGGGGCAAAAAAAATATCTGCTGAAGTTCTGGGGTCGACTTGCAATTATTGGTGTTGTTCTGCTGGTTGTTATTAAGAGCCAGGCGGTCAACATCTTCGGCTTAATTTTGGGTTTGTCAACGGTAGTGTTAACGGTCACCCTCATGTCGCTGAATGTGGCCTGGCACTACTTCTTCAGAGGGAGGAGGTAA
- a CDS encoding nucleoside phosphorylase produces the protein MDQDIDANILIHPRRGKKEKVLPENGILLVNPSEAFLCHEQLKKFGGESQQLFNSNLTVDVDQSFFAAGPAIGSPMAALTLEKLIVLGAKRIILFGWCGAISPDLKVGDILIPSEALAGEGTSQYYPLNAPAIPEKVFRENIVRHFQENNTPVGSGRVWSTDAVYREDRRTLKNLYSTERVIAVDMEFSALCAVACFRNIKFAAVLVVSDELSGKAWRPGFSEGAFLHSKARALKTVVSYISKYKEL, from the coding sequence ATGGATCAGGATATTGATGCAAATATTCTCATTCATCCGCGACGGGGTAAAAAAGAAAAAGTCCTTCCTGAAAATGGGATACTCCTTGTAAACCCGTCCGAGGCATTTCTATGCCATGAGCAGTTAAAGAAATTCGGAGGTGAGTCTCAGCAGCTTTTTAACTCAAACTTGACTGTAGATGTAGACCAATCGTTTTTTGCAGCTGGTCCGGCAATCGGTTCACCTATGGCGGCTTTGACCCTGGAAAAACTCATAGTTCTTGGGGCGAAAAGAATTATTCTATTCGGTTGGTGTGGAGCAATTTCCCCTGATCTCAAGGTTGGGGATATTCTGATTCCAAGCGAGGCCCTTGCCGGTGAAGGTACCTCACAGTATTATCCACTAAATGCACCTGCTATACCTGAAAAGGTATTTCGTGAAAATATAGTGAGACATTTTCAGGAAAATAATACCCCTGTTGGTTCTGGGCGTGTTTGGTCGACTGACGCAGTCTACCGAGAGGATCGCCGAACCCTTAAAAACCTTTACTCAACCGAGAGGGTTATCGCAGTTGATATGGAGTTCTCAGCACTTTGCGCGGTTGCATGCTTTCGTAATATTAAGTTTGCCGCAGTTTTGGTTGTTTCAGATGAGCTATCCGGTAAGGCGTGGCGGCCTGGGTTTTCAGAAGGAGCTTTTCTTCACAGCAAGGCTAGAGCTCTCAAAACAGTAGTATCATACATCTCTAAATACAAGGAGTTGTAA
- the atpE gene encoding ATP synthase F0 subunit C, with translation MEGNIMYALVCIGAALSIGLAGLGAGIGIGSVGNGACQGLARNPEVQPKLMVFMILGMALAESVAIYGLVISLILLYANPLVK, from the coding sequence ATGGAAGGAAATATTATGTACGCTCTGGTTTGTATTGGTGCTGCTCTGTCAATTGGTCTTGCAGGCCTTGGAGCTGGTATTGGTATTGGTTCTGTTGGTAATGGCGCATGTCAAGGTCTTGCCAGAAACCCAGAAGTACAGCCCAAATTGATGGTTTTCATGATTCTTGGTATGGCGCTTGCTGAGTCCGTAGCTATCTATGGCCTGGTTATTTCGCTCATTCTCCTTTATGCAAACCCACTTGTAAAATAG
- the rimO gene encoding 30S ribosomal protein S12 methylthiotransferase RimO, with protein sequence MGLFYLVSQGCAKNLVDSEVILGSMDMRGWKLTEDPVEASVLIINTCGFIQGAVEEAIGEIFELVKIKERYPEKRIIVVGCLVQRYKEQLAVDLPEVDLFVGTEGPVELAGLLEQLENGLMNQRLLLPARFLMSSDTPRKISTPFFRAWLKITEGCNNRCSYCMIPMIRGELRSRAIDDLVREAQRLEIHGVKELSLIAQDSTAYGNDLGLGISLETLLEQLLEKTSIPWIRLLYLYPTGVTDQLLDLLAKNERIVPYLDIPMQHVNTTVLRAMNRRYTSSDLLRLVERIRSRVPNIALRTTFLVGFPGETEKAFREIEEFMRKVEIDHVGVFAYANEEGAPSEKFTKQVSEKVKNKRKNHLLAIQAELSAKIQKKYVGRIEPVLVEGLSSETDLLLQGRTKYQAPEVDGIVFINDGVANPGDIVNVAITDSQVYDLVGGIVEESGANDRQQNA encoded by the coding sequence ATGGGCTTATTCTATTTAGTAAGCCAAGGATGCGCAAAAAACCTCGTGGACTCGGAAGTCATTCTTGGTTCCATGGATATGCGTGGTTGGAAGCTTACCGAAGATCCAGTGGAAGCAAGTGTCTTGATCATTAATACTTGTGGTTTTATACAGGGTGCCGTGGAAGAGGCAATCGGTGAGATATTTGAATTGGTTAAAATTAAAGAGCGTTACCCAGAAAAACGTATAATCGTTGTTGGGTGTCTTGTTCAGCGGTACAAGGAACAATTGGCTGTGGATTTGCCGGAGGTTGACCTGTTTGTCGGAACTGAAGGACCTGTAGAGCTTGCCGGATTACTTGAGCAGTTGGAGAATGGGCTGATGAACCAGCGCTTGCTTCTGCCAGCTCGGTTTTTGATGTCCAGCGATACTCCGAGAAAAATATCGACTCCGTTTTTTCGTGCATGGTTGAAAATCACCGAGGGATGTAACAACCGTTGTTCTTACTGTATGATCCCTATGATCAGGGGAGAGCTGCGCAGCAGGGCAATTGATGATTTAGTTCGTGAAGCACAAAGACTAGAAATTCATGGAGTGAAAGAGCTTTCCCTCATTGCTCAAGATAGCACTGCTTATGGCAATGATCTGGGTTTGGGGATCAGTCTTGAGACATTGCTTGAGCAACTGCTTGAAAAAACCTCAATTCCTTGGATTCGTCTGTTGTATCTCTATCCCACGGGTGTGACTGATCAGCTGCTTGATTTGCTGGCGAAGAATGAAAGGATTGTTCCCTATTTGGATATTCCGATGCAGCATGTTAATACCACGGTGCTGCGGGCAATGAATCGTCGTTACACATCAAGTGATTTGCTCAGGCTTGTTGAAAGAATACGGTCACGTGTGCCGAATATTGCCCTCAGAACTACTTTTCTTGTCGGTTTTCCGGGAGAGACGGAAAAGGCCTTCAGGGAGATTGAAGAATTTATGCGTAAAGTTGAAATTGACCATGTTGGTGTCTTCGCTTATGCAAATGAGGAAGGGGCTCCATCAGAAAAATTCACCAAGCAGGTGTCAGAAAAGGTGAAAAATAAACGGAAGAATCATCTTCTGGCGATACAGGCTGAGCTATCTGCAAAAATTCAAAAGAAGTATGTCGGGAGAATCGAGCCGGTTTTGGTAGAAGGCTTGAGTAGCGAGACCGACCTTCTATTACAGGGAAGGACAAAATATCAGGCGCCGGAAGTCGATGGCATCGTTTTCATAAACGACGGCGTGGCCAATCCTGGTGATATCGTCAACGTCGCCATCACCGACTCTCAGGTATATGATTTAGTCGGAGGGATTGTTGAAGAGAGCGGGGCTAACGATAGGCAGCAAAATGCATAA
- the atpB gene encoding F0F1 ATP synthase subunit A, translated as MEHPILFISIILEKLGLPIPHGPVGHSFIEQLCAPYMTYTWLVMAFLFLVAKLTLGNLEMIPGKGQNFWELVIGGMDDFFADNMGREMADKFFPMIATFALYIAVANLIGLIPGFMSPTSSINTTLALTLIVWVSHHIIGLKEHGLHYYKHFMGPVWWLVPLLLPIELISNLARLLSLSIRLFGNIMAKETLLAILFMLAGAFFAPLPIMILGVLVSIVQAMVFVLLTVVYFSQAKEHAH; from the coding sequence ATGGAACATCCGATACTATTTATTTCGATTATCCTAGAAAAATTGGGATTGCCTATTCCGCATGGTCCTGTAGGGCATTCATTTATTGAGCAGCTGTGTGCGCCGTACATGACATATACATGGTTGGTAATGGCGTTTCTTTTCTTGGTGGCCAAACTCACCCTTGGAAATTTGGAGATGATCCCTGGTAAGGGGCAGAATTTCTGGGAGTTGGTCATTGGTGGCATGGATGATTTCTTTGCCGATAATATGGGAAGGGAAATGGCTGACAAATTCTTCCCGATGATAGCTACTTTCGCGCTTTATATTGCCGTCGCCAACCTCATTGGCCTTATTCCCGGTTTTATGTCTCCGACCTCGAGCATAAATACCACCTTGGCCCTCACCCTGATTGTCTGGGTATCTCACCACATAATAGGGCTCAAGGAGCACGGGTTGCATTACTATAAGCATTTTATGGGCCCGGTATGGTGGCTGGTACCCCTGCTGTTACCAATCGAACTTATTAGTAATCTTGCACGCTTGCTTTCTCTGTCTATTCGTCTTTTTGGAAACATAATGGCAAAAGAGACTTTGCTGGCAATCCTGTTCATGCTTGCCGGAGCATTTTTTGCTCCATTGCCAATCATGATACTTGGAGTGCTTGTTTCTATTGTTCAAGCCATGGTTTTTGTTCTGCTTACGGTTGTTTATTTCTCCCAAGCTAAAGAACACGCTCATTGA
- a CDS encoding AtpZ/AtpI family protein, protein MSGVKKEFVQLLANYGHIGFTFVASIVIGLGGGIYLDQKVFDGRTSPWFTFIGLGFGIAAAYKALLEILWHNKEKEERPKRED, encoded by the coding sequence ATGTCGGGTGTTAAAAAAGAATTTGTTCAGTTGCTTGCGAATTACGGGCACATCGGCTTCACTTTTGTCGCCTCTATCGTTATCGGCTTGGGCGGGGGAATTTATCTCGACCAAAAGGTCTTCGATGGTCGAACTTCTCCTTGGTTTACATTCATAGGGTTGGGGTTTGGTATTGCCGCCGCGTATAAGGCTCTGCTTGAGATCCTCTGGCACAACAAAGAGAAAGAAGAACGGCCGAAACGAGAGGACTAA